One stretch of Schizosaccharomyces pombe strain 972h- genome assembly, chromosome: III DNA includes these proteins:
- the ure7 gene encoding urease accessory protein UREG gives MAIPFLHKGGSDDSTHHHTHDYDHHNHDHHGHDHHSHDSSSNSSSEAARLQFIQEHGHSHDAMETPGSYLKRELPQFNHRDFSRRAFTIGVGGPVGSGKTALLLQLCRLLGEKYSIGVVTNDIFTREDQEFLIRNKALPEERIRAIETGGCPHAAIREDVSGNLVALEELQSEFNTELLLVESGGDNLAANYSRDLADFIIYVIDVSGGDKIPRKGGPGITESDLLIINKTDLAKLVGADLSVMDRDAKKIRENGPIVFAQVKNQVGMDEITELILGAAKSAGALK, from the coding sequence ATGGCGATTCCTTTTCTTCACAAGGGAGGTTCTGATGACTCGACTCATCACCATACACACGATTACGACCATCATAACCATGATCATCATGGTCACGATCATCACAGCCATGATTCATCTTCCAACTCTTCCAGCGAAGCTGCCAGATTGCAGTTCATCCAAGAGCATGGCCATTCTCACGATGCTATGGAAACGCCTGGCAGCTACTTGAAGCGTGAACTTCCTCAGTTCAATCATAGAGACTTCTCTCGTCGTGCCTTTACCATTGGCGTCGGAGGACCGGTCGGTTCTGGTAAAACTGCACTTTTGCTTCAGCTTTGCAGGCTCTTGGGTGAAAAATATAGCATCGGAGTTGTTACCAACGACATATTTACTCGTGAAGATcaagaatttttaattcgTAACAAGGCACTTCCCGAAGAGAGAATTCGCGCAATCGAAACAGGCGGTTGTCCACACGCTGCTATTCGTGAAGACGTCTCCGGTAATTTGGTCGCATTGGAGGAGTTGCAATCCGAGTTCAACACAGAATTACTACTCGTGGAGTCAGGAGGTGATAACTTAGCTGCAAATTACTCTCGTGATCTCGCTGATTTCATTATCTATGTAATTGATGTATCTGGAGGCGACAAGATTCCACGTAAGGGTGGACCTGGTATCACGGAGTCAGATCTGTTGATTATCAACAAAACAGATCTAGCTAAGTTGGTCGGTGCTGATTTGTCGGTCATGGATCGTGATGCAAAAAAGATTCGTGAGAATGGACCCATTGTTTTTGCACAAGTCAAAAATCAAGTTGGGATGGATGAGATCACCGAACTTATTCTAGGCGCCGCTAAGAGTGCTGGTGCTCTCAAGTAA